GTTTCTGCTGCTGTCGGCGCTGCTGACCCTGCTGCTCTCCGTCGCAGCGGTGGCGGTAGCGATGAGCCACTACTGCCGCAGCCGCTACGATCTGGTGGCGGTGCTGAAGACGCTGGGCGCCGGTGGCGGGGCGCTGCGGCGGCTGATCGTCGGCCAGTGGCTGGCGGTGCTGCTGCTGGCCGCGCTGGCCGGCAGCGCGCTGGGCATCGGGTTTGAAGCGCTGTTGCTACGGATGCTGCGTCCGGTGCTGCCCGGCGAACTGCCGGCGGCCGGGATCTGGCCCTGGATCTGGGCGCTGGGGGCGCTGTTTGTGATCTCGCTGCTGGTGGGGCTGCGCCCCTATCGTCTGCTGCTGGCGACACAGCCGCTGCGCGTGCTGCGGCAGGACGCCATCGCGCCGGTCTGGCCGCTGCGCTACTATCTGCCCACGATGGCACTGGTGGTGGTCGCGCTGCTGGTGCTACTGGTGGGCAACAGTAAACTGCTCTGGGCGCTGCTGGGCGGCATTGTGCTGCTGGCGCTGCTTTTGGCCGCGCTGGGGTGGGGGGCTCTCTGGCTGCTGGGCCGTCTGACGCTGCGCCGGCTGGCGCTGCGGCTGGCGGTGAACCGTCTGCTGCGTCAGCCCTGGGCGACACTGAGCCAGCTGGCCGCCTTTTCGCTCTCCTTTATGCTGTTGGCGCTGTTGCTGGTGCTGCGCGGCGACTTGCTTGACCGCTGGCAGCAACAGCTGCCGGCCGACAGCCCCAACTATTTCCTGCTGAATATCAGCCGCGAGCAGGTAGCGGATGTGCAGCGCTTCCTGGTGCAGCACCAGATCCAGCCCGGTACCTTTTATCCCATCGCCCGGGTACGCCTGACGGAGATCAACCATCAGGCGGCCGATCCGCGCCGCGACAGCGCGCTTAACCGCGAGCTGAATCTGACCACGCTGTCGCACCGGCCTGAGCATAATCCGATCGTCGCCGGCACGTGGCCGCCGCGCACCGGCGAGGTCTCCATGGAAGTGGAGCTGGCCGACCGGCTCGGCGTAGCCCTCGGCGATACGCTGACCTTTACCGGCGATACCCAGCAGTTCAGCGCCAAAATCAGCAGTCTGCGCAAGGTGGACTGGGAAAGCTTGCGGCCTAATTTCTTCTTTATTTTCCCGCCTGGCGCGCTGGATGAACAGCCGCAGACCTGGCTTACCAGTTTCCGGCTCGACGGCCACCCT
This DNA window, taken from Mixta gaviniae, encodes the following:
- the ybbP gene encoding putative ABC transporter permease subunit YbbP, yielding MIWRWFWREWRSPSLLIVWLALTLSVACVLALGTLGDRMEKGLTQQSREFMAGDRTLRSSHSAPQAWLEEARRQGLKLSAQLTFMTMTFAGDNPQLAAIKAVDVSYPMFGELRTEPAGLKPEPGSVLLAPRLMALLAVKPGDELEVGDARLRVAGAVLQEPDAGFNPFQTAPRLLMNLADVEKTGAIQPGSRVAWRYKFAGEADALSRYDRWITPQLKSDQRWLSVENSEDALGRSMQRAQQFLLLSALLTLLLSVAAVAVAMSHYCRSRYDLVAVLKTLGAGGGALRRLIVGQWLAVLLLAALAGSALGIGFEALLLRMLRPVLPGELPAAGIWPWIWALGALFVISLLVGLRPYRLLLATQPLRVLRQDAIAPVWPLRYYLPTMALVVVALLVLLVGNSKLLWALLGGIVLLALLLAALGWGALWLLGRLTLRRLALRLAVNRLLRQPWATLSQLAAFSLSFMLLALLLVLRGDLLDRWQQQLPADSPNYFLLNISREQVADVQRFLVQHQIQPGTFYPIARVRLTEINHQAADPRRDSALNRELNLTTLSHRPEHNPIVAGTWPPRTGEVSMEVELADRLGVALGDTLTFTGDTQQFSAKISSLRKVDWESLRPNFFFIFPPGALDEQPQTWLTSFRLDGHPELLAQLNRAFPTLSLLDIGAMMRQIGQILTQVSQALEIMVVLVTACGVLLLLAQIQVGMRQRRQELVVYRTLGAGKRLLRATLWCEFALLGIVAGGAAALGAEAALWGLQRKVFDFPWQPDYRLWIVLPLSGALLLSLCGGWLGIRLLRGKALFRSF